The Pungitius pungitius chromosome 10, fPunPun2.1, whole genome shotgun sequence genome has a window encoding:
- the dip2a gene encoding disco-interacting protein 2 homolog A isoform X2 produces the protein MAERTSTGLLTMMLEPTPAVAMTLPAEVREKLAELELELSEGDITQKGYEKKRGKLLAPYIPQIQGVDPSLQIDNRIQASSQAVLPGSKHNKSRAANTRDERFRSDLHTEAVQAALAKYKERKMPMPSKRRSVLVQSSVEACTPPDTSSASEDEGSLRRQGRLVTSTPYQGHGPPAVEHWFNRVIQGSSTSSSASSTSSHPGGRSVTNTTSHAALNVNAAATALADFMAHTQLDNHSAPPDVTGLSERSSLHAERPQVASVRGVSRGNNHHTSVMETADGCEWRSDGSLSLMDGVPVNSRVSSKIQQLLNTLKRPKRPPLREFFVDDFEELLDVQQPDPNQPKPEGQHMSPLEGEPLGGVNIWPPSLPAAIHRWGTTQPKSPCLTALDNAGKPVYTLTYGKLWTRSQKLAYTLLNKLSTRNEPLLVPGDRVALVFPNNDPVMFMVAFYGCLLAELVPVPIEVPLTRKDAGSQQIGFLLGSCGVTLALTTDACQKGLPKAQTGEVVTFKGWPRLLWFVTDGKHVVKPPKDWHPPIRDASNDIAYIEYKTSKEGSTMGITVSNAATLAHCHALTQACGYTEGETITNVLDFKREAGLWHGVLTSVMNRMHVISIPYSLMKVNPLSWIQKVHTYKARVAVVKSRDMHWSLLAQRDQRDVSLSSLRMLIVADGANPWSISSCDAFLNVFQARGLRPEVICPCASSSEAMTVAIRRPPEMGVPPPGKAVLSMGGLSHSVIRVDTEEKLSVLTVQDVGQVMPGTLVCVVRVEGTPYLCQTDEVGEICVNSGIPGVAYYGLPGMTKNIFETIPVTSSGIAICDRPFTRTSLLGFVGPDSLVFVVGKMDGLMVVSGRRHNADDVVATALAVEPMKFVYRGRIAVFSVSVLHDERIVVVAEQRPDASEEDSFQWMSRVLQAIDSIHQVGVYCLALVPANTLPKAPLGGIHISETKQRFLEGALHPCNVLMCPHTCVTNLPKPRQKQPEVGPASMIVGNLVAGKRIAQACGRDVAQLEDNDQFLYIQDVLQWRAQATPDHPVFLVLNAKGTVASTASCLQLHKRAERVAAALMGRLNTGDHVALVYPPGIDLIATFYGCLYAGCVPVTVRPPHPQNLATTLPTVKMIVEVSKSVCILTTQAIMKLLRSKEAAAAVDVKSWPMVLDTDDLPRKKSPQMYKPPTPEMLAYLDFSVSTTGILAGVKMSHSATSALCRSIKLQCELYPSRQIAICLDPYCGLGFALWCLCSVYSGHQSILVPPLELESNASLWLAAVSQYKVRVTFCSYSVMEMCTKGLGSQTEALRLRNVNLSCVRTCMVVAEERPRIALTQSFSKIFKDLGLSPRAVSTTFGCRVNVAVCLQPNRLGKLAEQGTAGPDPTTVYVDMRALRHDRVRLVERGSPHSLPLMESGKILPGVKVIIANTETKGPLGDSHLGEVWVSSPHNATGYYTVYGEEALHADHFNTKLSFGDTQSVWARTGYLGFLRRTELTDASGERHDALYVVGSLDETLELRGMRYHPIDIETSVIRSHKSIAECAVFTWTNLLVVVVELEGSEQEALDLVALVTNVVLEEHYLIVGVVVVVDPGVIPINSRGEKQRMHLRDGFLADQLDPIYVAYNM, from the exons ACACCTCCTCAGCGTCGGAAGACGAGGGCTCACTCCGCCGGCAGGGACGCCTGGTCACCTCCACGCCCTACCAGGGCCACGGCCCGCCAGCCGTTGAGCACTGGTTTAACCGTGTCATCCAGGGTTCGTCCACCTCATCCTCCGCGTCATCCACCTCATCCCACCCGGGAGGGAGGTCCGTCACCAACACCACTTCCCACGCAGCCCTCAACGTGAACGCCGCCGCTACCGCGCTGGCCGACTTTATGGCCCACACCCAGCTAG ATAACCACTCGGCGCCCCCCGATGTGACGGGGCTGTCGGAGCGCTCCTCGCTTCATGCGGAGCGTCCCCAGGTGGCCTCGGTGCGAGGCGTTTCCCGGGGCAATAACCACCACACCAGCGTCATGGAGACCGCAGATG gctgTGAGTGGAGAAGTGATGGATCCCTCAGTTTAATGGATG GTGTTCCAGTCAACAGTCGCGTCTCCTCCAAAATCCAGCAGCTGCTCAACACTCTGAAGAGACCGAAGCGACCGCCGTTACGAGAGTTCTTTGTCGACGACTTTGAGGAGCTTTTGGATG TTCAGCAGCCAGATCCCAACCAGCCAAAACCGGAAGGCCAGCACATGAGTCCCCTGGAAGGAGAGCCTCTCGGGGGGGTCAACATCTGGCCTCCCTCCTTGCCAGCAGCCATACATCGGTGGGGCACAACTCAGCCCAAGAGCCCCTGCCTGACGGCCCTCGACAATGCTGGCAAGCCGGTGTACACGCTCACCTATG GTAAACTATGGACCCGCAGTCAGAAACTGGCCTACACGCTTCTTAACAAGCTGAGTACCAGAAATGAGCCTCTTCTGGTGCCCGGCGACAGG GTTGCACTTGTTTTCCCCAACAACGACCCCGTGATGTTCATGGTGGCCTTCTACGGCTGTCTCTTGGCTGAGCTGGTACCGGTGCCCATTGAAGTCCCGCTCACCAGAAAG GATGCCGGCAGTCAACAGATTGGCTTTCTGTTGGGAAGCTGTGGCGTCACGTTGGCACTGACCACTGACGCGTGTCAGAAAGGCTTACCCAAAGCCCAAACGGGGGAGGTAGTGACGTTCAAAG GCTGGCCACGCTTACTGTGGTTCGTGACGGATGGAAAACATGTTGTGAAGCCTCCGAAGGACTGGCATCCTCCGATACGGGACGCCAGTAATGACATAGCTTACATAGAG TATAAGACCAGCAAGGAGGGAAGCACCATGGGGATCACAGTGTCCAACGCAGCCACGCTGGCCCACTGTCACGCGCTCACACAGGCCTGCGGCTACACTGAAG GAGAGACGATAACCAACGTCCTGGACTTCAAGAGAGAGGCGGGGTTATGGCACGGCGTTCTCACT AGTGTCATGAATCGGATGCACGTGATCAGCATTCCTTACTCCCTGATGAAAGTCAACCCCCTCTCCTGGATACAGAAGGTCCACACATACAAAG CAAGGGTTGCCGTGGTGAAGTCGAGGGACATGCACTGGTCTCTGCTGGCCCAGAGAGACCAAAGAGACGTCAGTCTGAGCTCCCTGCGCATGCTTATCGTAGCCGACGGAGCTAACCCAT GGTCGATATCCTCGTGCGATGCCTTCCTCAACGTGTTTCAGGCACGTGGGCTGCGACCTGAGGTGATCTGTCCATGTGCCAGCTCTTCAGAAGCCATGACTGTCGCCATCCGCAG GCCTCCAGAAATGGGTGTTCCTCCTCCAGGGAAGGCGGTGCTGTCAATGGGTGGGCTGAGCCACAGTGTGATCCGtgtggacacagaggagaaaCTCTCCGTCCTCACAGTGCAGGATGTAGGACAGGTCATGCCTGGAA CCCTGGTTTGTGTGGTTCGGGTGGAGGGGACACCCTACCTCTGTCAGACGGACGAGGTTGGAGAGATCTGCGTGAACTCCGGCATCCCGGGCGTAGCTTACTACGGCCTGCCGGGCATGACCAAGAACATCTTTGAG ACCATCCCGGTGACTTCATCTGGGATTGCCATCTGCGACAGACCATTCACCAGGACATCGCTCCTGGGCTTCGTGGGGCCG GACAGCCTTGTGTTTGTCGTGGGGAAGATGGATGGGCTGATGGTGGTCAGTGGGCGGAGACACAATGCCGATGATGTGGTTGCCACAGCACTGGCAGTGGAGCCCATGAAGTTTGTGTACAGGGGGAG GATAGCGGTGTTTTCTGTGTCTGTGCTGCATGACGAGAGGATCGTGGTTGTGGCAGAGCAGAGGCCGGACGCCTCGGAGGAGGACAGCTTCCAGTGGATGAGCCGCGTCCTGCAG GCCATAGACAGCATCCACCAGGTCGGAGTGTACTGCCTGGCTCTGGTGCCTGCCAACACGCTTCCTAAGGCTCCTCTGGGCGGAATCCATATATCTGAGACCAAACAGCGCTTCCTGGAGGGCGCCTTGCACCCCTGCAACGTCCTCATGTGCCCTCACACATGCGTCACTAACCTGCCCAAGCCGAGACAAAAACAGCCAG AGGTCGGTCCTGCTTCCATGATAGTGGGCAACCTGGTGGCCGGCAAGAGGATAGCCCAGGCCTGTGGGAGGGACGTGGCCCAACTCGAGGACAACGACCAG TTCCTGTACATCCAGGACGTGCTGCAGTGGAGGGCTCAAGCCACTCCAGACCACCCAGTGTTCCTTGTCCTCAATGCTAAG GGCACAGTGGCTAGTACAGCTTCCTGTCTGCAGCTGCACAAGCGGGCAGAGCGGGTGGCTGCAGCACTGATGGGACGCCTCAACACCGGAGACCACGTAGCACTCGTCTACCCACCAG GAATCGACCTGATTGCCACTTTCTACGGCTGCCTGTACGCTGGCTGTGTGCCAGTCACTgtcagacccccccacccccagaacCTGGCGACCACGCTGCCCACCGTCAAGATGATTGTTGAG GTCAGTAAGTCGGTGTGCATCCTGACCACTCAAGCAATAATGAAGCTGCTCAGGTCCAAGGAGGCCGCGGCTGCTGTGGACGTGAAGAGCTGGCCCATGGTGCTGGACACAG ACGACCTCCCAAGAAAGAAGAGCCCCCAGATGTACAAGCCCCCGACCCCAGAGATGTTAGCCTACCTGGACTTCAGTGTGTCAACAACAGGCATTTTAGCGGGGGTCAAA ATGTCTCACTCTGCCACCAGTGCCTTGTGTCGCTCCATCAAACTGCAGTGTGAGCTCTACCCCTCCCGGCAGATCGCCATCTGCCTGGACCCCTACTGCGGCCTGGGCTTCGCCCTCTGGTGCCTGTGCAG TGTGTACTCGGGCCACCAGTCCATCCTGGTCCCCCCTCTGGAGCTGGAGAGCAACGCGTCTCTGTGGCTCGCCGCAGTCAGCCAGTACAAAGTGCGCGTCACCTTCTGCTCGTATTCGGTCATGGAGATGTGCACCAAGGGCCTGGGTTCACAGACTGAAGCGCTGCGG TTGCGCAATGTGAACCTGtcgtgcgtgcgtacgtgcaTGGTGGTGGCCGAGGAGAGGCCCCGCATAGCGCTCACTCAGTCCTTCTCAAAGATCTTCAAGGACTTGGGGCTCTCACCGCGCGCCGTCAGCACCACCTTCGGCTGCAGGGTGAACGTGGCCGTCTGTTTGCAG CCCAACAGGTTAGGGAAACTGGCTGAGCAG GGCACAGCCGGACCAGACCCCACTACCGTTTATGTTGACATGAGAGCGCTGCGACACGACAG GGTTCGCTTGGTGGAGAGAGGGTCGCCCCACAGCTTGCCACTGATGGAGTCTGGGAAG ATCCTCCCAGGAGTGAAGGTGATCATTGCCAACACGGAGACCAAAGGACCCCTGGGAGACTCCCATCTAGGAGAG GTCTGGGTGAGCAGTCCTCACAATGCCACAGGCTACTACACAGTCTACGGGGAGGAGGCCCTGCACGCTGACCACTTCAACACAAAGCTCAGCTTTGGCGACACCCAGAGCGTCTGGGCGAGGACGGGCTACCTGGGCTTCCTGCGGCGCACCGAGCTGACGGATGCCAGTGGAG AGCGCCACGACGCCCTCTACGTGGTGGGCTCTCTCGATGAGACTCTGGAGTTGAGAGGAATGAGGTATCACCCGATTGACATCGAGACATCCGTCATACGTTCTCACAAGAGCATAGCTGAATG tgCGGTGTTCACTTGGACCAACCTCCTCGTGGTGGTCGTGGAGCTGGAGGGATCGGAGCAGGAGGCGCTGGACCTGGTGGCCCTGGTCACCAACGTTGTCCTGGAGGAGCACTACCTCATCGTAGGAGTCGTGGTGGTGGTCGACCCCGGCGTCATCCCCATCAACTCCAGAGGGGAGAAGCAGCGCATGCACCTCAGAGACGGGTTCCTGGCCGACCAGCTGGACCCCATATACGTGGCTTACAACATGTGA
- the dip2a gene encoding disco-interacting protein 2 homolog A isoform X4, which yields MAERTSTGLLTMMLEPTPAVAMTLPAEVREKLAELELELSEGDITQKGYEKKRGKLLAPYIPQIQGVDPSLQIDNRIQASSQAVLPGSKHNKSRAANTRDERFRSDLHTEAVQAALAKYKERKMPMPSKRRSVLVQSSVEACTPPDTSSASEDEGSLRRQGRLVTSTPYQGHGPPAVEHWFNRVIQGSSTSSSASSTSSHPGGRSVTNTTSHAALNVNAAATALADFMAHTQLDNHSAPPDVTGLSERSSLHAERPQVASVRGVSRGNNHHTSVMETADGCEWRSDGSLSLMDGVPVNSRVSSKIQQLLNTLKRPKRPPLREFFVDDFEELLDVQQPDPNQPKPEGQHMSPLEGEPLGGVNIWPPSLPAAIHRWGTTQPKSPCLTALDNAGKPVYTLTYGKLWTRSQKLAYTLLNKLSTRNEPLLVPGDRVALVFPNNDPVMFMVAFYGCLLAELVPVPIEVPLTRKDAGSQQIGFLLGSCGVTLALTTDACQKGLPKAQTGEVVTFKGWPRLLWFVTDGKHVVKPPKDWHPPIRDASNDIAYIEYKTSKEGSTMGITVSNAATLAHCHALTQACGYTEGETITNVLDFKREAGLWHGVLTSVMNRMHVISIPYSLMKVNPLSWIQKVHTYKARVAVVKSRDMHWSLLAQRDQRDVSLSSLRMLIVADGANPWSISSCDAFLNVFQARGLRPEVICPCASSSEAMTVAIRRPPEMGVPPPGKAVLSMGGLSHSVIRVDTEEKLSVLTVQDVGQVMPGTLVCVVRVEGTPYLCQTDEVGEICVNSGIPGVAYYGLPGMTKNIFETIPVTSSGIAICDRPFTRTSLLGFVGPDSLVFVVGKMDGLMVVSGRRHNADDVVATALAVEPMKFVYRGRIAVFSVSVLHDERIVVVAEQRPDASEEDSFQWMSRVLQAIDSIHQVGVYCLALVPANTLPKAPLGGIHISETKQRFLEGALHPCNVLMCPHTCVTNLPKPRQKQPEVGPASMIVGNLVAGKRIAQACGRDVAQLEDNDQFLYIQDVLQWRAQATPDHPVFLVLNAKGTVASTASCLQLHKRAERVAAALMGRLNTGDHVALVYPPGIDLIATFYGCLYAGCVPVTVRPPHPQNLATTLPTVKMIVEVSKSVCILTTQAIMKLLRSKEAAAAVDVKSWPMVLDTDDLPRKKSPQMYKPPTPEMLAYLDFSVSTTGILAGVKMSHSATSALCRSIKLQCELYPSRQIAICLDPYCGLGFALWCLCSVYSGHQSILVPPLELESNASLWLAAVSQYKVRVTFCSYSVMEMCTKGLGSQTEALRLRNVNLSCVRTCMVVAEERPRIALTQSFSKIFKDLGLSPRAVSTTFGCRVNVAVCLQGTAGPDPTTVYVDMRALRHDRVRLVERGSPHSLPLMESGKILPGVKVIIANTETKGPLGDSHLGEVWVSSPHNATGYYTVYGEEALHADHFNTKLSFGDTQSVWARTGYLGFLRRTELTDASGERHDALYVVGSLDETLELRGMRYHPIDIETSVIRSHKSIAECAVFTWTNLLVVVVELEGSEQEALDLVALVTNVVLEEHYLIVGVVVVVDPGVIPINSRGEKQRMHLRDGFLADQLDPIYVAYNM from the exons ACACCTCCTCAGCGTCGGAAGACGAGGGCTCACTCCGCCGGCAGGGACGCCTGGTCACCTCCACGCCCTACCAGGGCCACGGCCCGCCAGCCGTTGAGCACTGGTTTAACCGTGTCATCCAGGGTTCGTCCACCTCATCCTCCGCGTCATCCACCTCATCCCACCCGGGAGGGAGGTCCGTCACCAACACCACTTCCCACGCAGCCCTCAACGTGAACGCCGCCGCTACCGCGCTGGCCGACTTTATGGCCCACACCCAGCTAG ATAACCACTCGGCGCCCCCCGATGTGACGGGGCTGTCGGAGCGCTCCTCGCTTCATGCGGAGCGTCCCCAGGTGGCCTCGGTGCGAGGCGTTTCCCGGGGCAATAACCACCACACCAGCGTCATGGAGACCGCAGATG gctgTGAGTGGAGAAGTGATGGATCCCTCAGTTTAATGGATG GTGTTCCAGTCAACAGTCGCGTCTCCTCCAAAATCCAGCAGCTGCTCAACACTCTGAAGAGACCGAAGCGACCGCCGTTACGAGAGTTCTTTGTCGACGACTTTGAGGAGCTTTTGGATG TTCAGCAGCCAGATCCCAACCAGCCAAAACCGGAAGGCCAGCACATGAGTCCCCTGGAAGGAGAGCCTCTCGGGGGGGTCAACATCTGGCCTCCCTCCTTGCCAGCAGCCATACATCGGTGGGGCACAACTCAGCCCAAGAGCCCCTGCCTGACGGCCCTCGACAATGCTGGCAAGCCGGTGTACACGCTCACCTATG GTAAACTATGGACCCGCAGTCAGAAACTGGCCTACACGCTTCTTAACAAGCTGAGTACCAGAAATGAGCCTCTTCTGGTGCCCGGCGACAGG GTTGCACTTGTTTTCCCCAACAACGACCCCGTGATGTTCATGGTGGCCTTCTACGGCTGTCTCTTGGCTGAGCTGGTACCGGTGCCCATTGAAGTCCCGCTCACCAGAAAG GATGCCGGCAGTCAACAGATTGGCTTTCTGTTGGGAAGCTGTGGCGTCACGTTGGCACTGACCACTGACGCGTGTCAGAAAGGCTTACCCAAAGCCCAAACGGGGGAGGTAGTGACGTTCAAAG GCTGGCCACGCTTACTGTGGTTCGTGACGGATGGAAAACATGTTGTGAAGCCTCCGAAGGACTGGCATCCTCCGATACGGGACGCCAGTAATGACATAGCTTACATAGAG TATAAGACCAGCAAGGAGGGAAGCACCATGGGGATCACAGTGTCCAACGCAGCCACGCTGGCCCACTGTCACGCGCTCACACAGGCCTGCGGCTACACTGAAG GAGAGACGATAACCAACGTCCTGGACTTCAAGAGAGAGGCGGGGTTATGGCACGGCGTTCTCACT AGTGTCATGAATCGGATGCACGTGATCAGCATTCCTTACTCCCTGATGAAAGTCAACCCCCTCTCCTGGATACAGAAGGTCCACACATACAAAG CAAGGGTTGCCGTGGTGAAGTCGAGGGACATGCACTGGTCTCTGCTGGCCCAGAGAGACCAAAGAGACGTCAGTCTGAGCTCCCTGCGCATGCTTATCGTAGCCGACGGAGCTAACCCAT GGTCGATATCCTCGTGCGATGCCTTCCTCAACGTGTTTCAGGCACGTGGGCTGCGACCTGAGGTGATCTGTCCATGTGCCAGCTCTTCAGAAGCCATGACTGTCGCCATCCGCAG GCCTCCAGAAATGGGTGTTCCTCCTCCAGGGAAGGCGGTGCTGTCAATGGGTGGGCTGAGCCACAGTGTGATCCGtgtggacacagaggagaaaCTCTCCGTCCTCACAGTGCAGGATGTAGGACAGGTCATGCCTGGAA CCCTGGTTTGTGTGGTTCGGGTGGAGGGGACACCCTACCTCTGTCAGACGGACGAGGTTGGAGAGATCTGCGTGAACTCCGGCATCCCGGGCGTAGCTTACTACGGCCTGCCGGGCATGACCAAGAACATCTTTGAG ACCATCCCGGTGACTTCATCTGGGATTGCCATCTGCGACAGACCATTCACCAGGACATCGCTCCTGGGCTTCGTGGGGCCG GACAGCCTTGTGTTTGTCGTGGGGAAGATGGATGGGCTGATGGTGGTCAGTGGGCGGAGACACAATGCCGATGATGTGGTTGCCACAGCACTGGCAGTGGAGCCCATGAAGTTTGTGTACAGGGGGAG GATAGCGGTGTTTTCTGTGTCTGTGCTGCATGACGAGAGGATCGTGGTTGTGGCAGAGCAGAGGCCGGACGCCTCGGAGGAGGACAGCTTCCAGTGGATGAGCCGCGTCCTGCAG GCCATAGACAGCATCCACCAGGTCGGAGTGTACTGCCTGGCTCTGGTGCCTGCCAACACGCTTCCTAAGGCTCCTCTGGGCGGAATCCATATATCTGAGACCAAACAGCGCTTCCTGGAGGGCGCCTTGCACCCCTGCAACGTCCTCATGTGCCCTCACACATGCGTCACTAACCTGCCCAAGCCGAGACAAAAACAGCCAG AGGTCGGTCCTGCTTCCATGATAGTGGGCAACCTGGTGGCCGGCAAGAGGATAGCCCAGGCCTGTGGGAGGGACGTGGCCCAACTCGAGGACAACGACCAG TTCCTGTACATCCAGGACGTGCTGCAGTGGAGGGCTCAAGCCACTCCAGACCACCCAGTGTTCCTTGTCCTCAATGCTAAG GGCACAGTGGCTAGTACAGCTTCCTGTCTGCAGCTGCACAAGCGGGCAGAGCGGGTGGCTGCAGCACTGATGGGACGCCTCAACACCGGAGACCACGTAGCACTCGTCTACCCACCAG GAATCGACCTGATTGCCACTTTCTACGGCTGCCTGTACGCTGGCTGTGTGCCAGTCACTgtcagacccccccacccccagaacCTGGCGACCACGCTGCCCACCGTCAAGATGATTGTTGAG GTCAGTAAGTCGGTGTGCATCCTGACCACTCAAGCAATAATGAAGCTGCTCAGGTCCAAGGAGGCCGCGGCTGCTGTGGACGTGAAGAGCTGGCCCATGGTGCTGGACACAG ACGACCTCCCAAGAAAGAAGAGCCCCCAGATGTACAAGCCCCCGACCCCAGAGATGTTAGCCTACCTGGACTTCAGTGTGTCAACAACAGGCATTTTAGCGGGGGTCAAA ATGTCTCACTCTGCCACCAGTGCCTTGTGTCGCTCCATCAAACTGCAGTGTGAGCTCTACCCCTCCCGGCAGATCGCCATCTGCCTGGACCCCTACTGCGGCCTGGGCTTCGCCCTCTGGTGCCTGTGCAG TGTGTACTCGGGCCACCAGTCCATCCTGGTCCCCCCTCTGGAGCTGGAGAGCAACGCGTCTCTGTGGCTCGCCGCAGTCAGCCAGTACAAAGTGCGCGTCACCTTCTGCTCGTATTCGGTCATGGAGATGTGCACCAAGGGCCTGGGTTCACAGACTGAAGCGCTGCGG TTGCGCAATGTGAACCTGtcgtgcgtgcgtacgtgcaTGGTGGTGGCCGAGGAGAGGCCCCGCATAGCGCTCACTCAGTCCTTCTCAAAGATCTTCAAGGACTTGGGGCTCTCACCGCGCGCCGTCAGCACCACCTTCGGCTGCAGGGTGAACGTGGCCGTCTGTTTGCAG GGCACAGCCGGACCAGACCCCACTACCGTTTATGTTGACATGAGAGCGCTGCGACACGACAG GGTTCGCTTGGTGGAGAGAGGGTCGCCCCACAGCTTGCCACTGATGGAGTCTGGGAAG ATCCTCCCAGGAGTGAAGGTGATCATTGCCAACACGGAGACCAAAGGACCCCTGGGAGACTCCCATCTAGGAGAG GTCTGGGTGAGCAGTCCTCACAATGCCACAGGCTACTACACAGTCTACGGGGAGGAGGCCCTGCACGCTGACCACTTCAACACAAAGCTCAGCTTTGGCGACACCCAGAGCGTCTGGGCGAGGACGGGCTACCTGGGCTTCCTGCGGCGCACCGAGCTGACGGATGCCAGTGGAG AGCGCCACGACGCCCTCTACGTGGTGGGCTCTCTCGATGAGACTCTGGAGTTGAGAGGAATGAGGTATCACCCGATTGACATCGAGACATCCGTCATACGTTCTCACAAGAGCATAGCTGAATG tgCGGTGTTCACTTGGACCAACCTCCTCGTGGTGGTCGTGGAGCTGGAGGGATCGGAGCAGGAGGCGCTGGACCTGGTGGCCCTGGTCACCAACGTTGTCCTGGAGGAGCACTACCTCATCGTAGGAGTCGTGGTGGTGGTCGACCCCGGCGTCATCCCCATCAACTCCAGAGGGGAGAAGCAGCGCATGCACCTCAGAGACGGGTTCCTGGCCGACCAGCTGGACCCCATATACGTGGCTTACAACATGTGA